One genomic region from Listeria monocytogenes encodes:
- a CDS encoding UDP-N-acetylmuramoyl-L-alanyl-D-glutamate--2,6-diaminopimelate ligase, giving the protein MKLNELMQAIPVFTGEVSETIEISHIAQDSRKVKPGTLFICIDGEVVDGHQFASRAVELGAVAIIAEKQVDVSIPVIYVRDSKRAMAMLADYFYGSPTQALKLVGITGTNGKTTVSHLVEQIVRENGEQTGLIGTMYRKIGDQILETKNTTPDSLTLQETFRDMLLSGVSTAVMEVSSHALVQGRVYGSDYDVAVFMNLSQDHLDYHHTMEEYANAKSLLFAQLGNSYHTSNPKIAVLNADDAESVRMQKATAAHIITFGIKQEADFQASNIKITSHGSTFDLGTPVGNFTLKIKMIGNFSVYNVLAAIATSFALHIPMEKAIKTVESIPGVKGRFELVHAGQEFPVIVDYAHTPDGLLNVLETIDEFAKKRVFVVVGCGGDRDKGKRPQMAKIAVDYATNPIFTSDNPRSENPRAIIEDMIQGVPESDAYVVHENRRDAIRFAVNQAEAGDVILIAGKGHEDYQVIGDEVIDFDDRVEARIAIEKKLGLA; this is encoded by the coding sequence ATGAAGTTAAATGAACTAATGCAAGCTATCCCGGTTTTTACTGGCGAGGTAAGTGAAACAATTGAAATTAGCCATATCGCCCAAGATAGTAGAAAAGTAAAACCAGGGACATTGTTTATTTGTATAGACGGAGAAGTAGTGGATGGACACCAGTTTGCGTCTCGTGCAGTAGAACTAGGAGCAGTAGCAATTATTGCAGAAAAACAAGTGGATGTATCAATTCCTGTCATATATGTAAGAGATTCAAAACGTGCCATGGCGATGTTAGCCGATTACTTTTATGGATCTCCAACCCAAGCGTTAAAACTCGTTGGGATTACTGGGACGAATGGTAAGACGACCGTGAGCCACTTAGTGGAACAAATCGTTCGCGAAAATGGTGAGCAAACAGGTTTGATTGGCACGATGTATCGTAAAATTGGCGACCAAATTTTAGAAACAAAAAATACAACGCCAGACAGCCTAACTTTACAAGAAACATTCCGGGACATGTTACTCAGCGGAGTAAGCACAGCTGTGATGGAAGTCTCCTCGCATGCACTCGTTCAAGGTCGCGTATACGGTTCAGACTATGATGTCGCTGTGTTTATGAATTTGTCTCAAGATCATTTGGATTATCACCATACAATGGAAGAATATGCCAATGCAAAAAGCTTATTGTTTGCCCAACTAGGCAACAGCTACCATACAAGTAATCCAAAAATTGCTGTATTAAACGCGGATGACGCGGAAAGTGTGCGTATGCAAAAAGCAACAGCCGCTCACATTATCACTTTTGGGATAAAACAAGAAGCTGACTTCCAAGCAAGTAATATCAAAATTACTAGCCATGGTTCCACATTTGATTTAGGGACACCAGTTGGTAATTTCACATTAAAAATAAAAATGATTGGGAACTTTAGTGTTTATAACGTATTGGCTGCGATTGCAACAAGTTTTGCGCTACATATCCCTATGGAAAAAGCAATTAAAACAGTGGAAAGCATACCGGGTGTCAAAGGACGTTTTGAACTTGTACATGCAGGACAAGAGTTTCCTGTTATAGTTGATTACGCTCATACTCCAGACGGCTTGCTAAATGTATTAGAAACAATTGATGAATTTGCAAAAAAACGCGTTTTTGTCGTTGTTGGTTGTGGCGGGGATCGTGATAAAGGAAAACGTCCACAAATGGCGAAAATCGCTGTAGATTATGCAACAAATCCTATTTTTACATCAGATAATCCGCGTAGTGAAAATCCACGTGCGATTATTGAAGATATGATTCAAGGTGTTCCAGAAAGTGATGCTTACGTTGTTCATGAAAACCGCCGAGATGCGATTCGTTTTGCAGTAAATCAAGCAGAAGCAGGGGATGTTATTCTGATTGCTGGAAAAGGTCATGAAGATTATCAAGTGATTGGTGACGAGGTTATTGATTTCGATGATCGCGTAGAAGCTCGAATAGCTATTGAAAAAAAACTCGGACTCGCATAA